Proteins encoded by one window of Kribbella italica:
- a CDS encoding PH domain-containing protein codes for MATPESLVTGVTPLFTFHPRIVAAVTTAMAASILAVFGVIWFRLPDESRATFTLFQRLTLIAFFGTVLYLLYRMATVRVTAYADGLRVRNVFKSYSYPWSDVKVLRFTAGDPWLQMYDTDDNRLGILAIQASEGVRATAAAKELAAVARAHGAGTQTS; via the coding sequence ATGGCCACCCCGGAGTCGCTCGTGACCGGTGTCACCCCGTTGTTCACCTTCCACCCGCGGATCGTCGCGGCGGTGACGACGGCGATGGCGGCGTCGATCCTCGCGGTCTTCGGGGTGATCTGGTTCCGGCTGCCGGACGAGTCGCGGGCGACGTTCACGCTGTTCCAGCGGCTGACGCTGATCGCGTTCTTCGGCACGGTGCTGTACCTGCTCTACCGGATGGCCACGGTCCGCGTCACGGCGTACGCCGACGGCCTGCGGGTGCGCAACGTCTTCAAGTCGTACTCGTACCCGTGGAGCGACGTGAAGGTGCTGCGCTTCACCGCGGGTGATCCGTGGCTGCAGATGTACGACACCGACGACAACCGGCTGGGGATCCTTGCGATCCAGGCGTCCGAGGGCGTCCGGGCGACGGCGGCGGCGAAGGAGCTCGCCGCGGTCGCGCGGGCGCACGGGGCGGGAACGCAGACGTCCTGA
- a CDS encoding ABC transporter permease, with protein sequence MIRLALSSLRFRTAAFLAIFVAVLLGSSLMAAAGGLLETGLRLNAAPQRLADAPIVVTGRPAYHPPNGSGSVAYPERHAIDVALADRLASTPGVAKVVPDVFVPAAVAPGDELNGHGWASAALAPYKLVSGRAPAVGEVVLDRRLVGSARVGSTVGLIVKGEPRDFVLAGVAEGAVDVPAIFFDDREARELSPRPGLVDAIGVFPAAGVPVKGLAEQLDLPTGAVALTGDDRGAAEFAGIATSLPLIILSGVFGGMVGVVMALVVSATIGLSVRQRRRELALLRASGATPEQVRKMVVAETMLVSSLALVLGLLLGRTAGEWIFGMLTGGGIVPAALRFDQGVLPFVGSALLTLVILRVTVGIAAGRAARIRPIQALAEAAVPPVAVGRVRLIIGAVFAVGTVGIGVSTIFMSPANAAAIGGPAVLTGSIAVAVLGPLVIRRALTPRVTEFLSSRGPTGALAVINLRVRAVQFAAILVPIVLASAIALGNIYSQTTQQKAAVEAYTDNLYADVVVTGAGGLPGGVVEAVRRTEGVSAASELVRSKGWIEEPYDSSHTSDPWPLLGVNGPVYKGKVKAGSLDDLTGETVALPPGVARRLEVGVGSTIGVRLGDDALVKVRVVALAEGTSGYESLLLPSALLAAHTSTGLPSQVLVRTSSPTAVIAALDLGKWPGATVGSRDVLGTDLDTGLGVDAWIAYLLAGIAIAYTAIASINTIAVAVLDRRREFGLQRLTGSTRRQVLRMLYVEHLVIAALGLALGLVAAAFTVLPIAVATRGWPIPSGPWWIAVAWVGVVLLLVLPTTAITSRLAMKGKPIDAVV encoded by the coding sequence ATGATCCGGCTCGCACTGTCCAGCCTGCGCTTCCGTACGGCGGCGTTCCTGGCGATCTTCGTCGCCGTGCTGCTCGGCAGCTCCCTGATGGCCGCCGCCGGCGGTCTGCTCGAGACCGGCCTGCGGCTGAACGCGGCGCCGCAGCGCCTGGCCGACGCGCCGATCGTGGTGACCGGGCGGCCGGCGTACCACCCGCCGAACGGGAGCGGCTCGGTGGCGTATCCCGAACGGCACGCGATCGACGTCGCACTGGCCGACAGGCTGGCCAGTACGCCGGGCGTCGCGAAGGTGGTTCCGGACGTGTTCGTCCCGGCGGCCGTGGCGCCGGGCGACGAGCTGAACGGGCACGGGTGGGCGTCGGCCGCGCTCGCGCCGTACAAGCTGGTCAGCGGGCGGGCACCTGCCGTCGGCGAGGTCGTACTCGATCGTCGGCTGGTCGGGTCGGCACGGGTCGGGTCCACGGTCGGCCTGATCGTGAAGGGCGAGCCGCGGGACTTCGTGCTCGCGGGTGTGGCGGAGGGCGCGGTCGACGTACCGGCGATCTTCTTCGACGACCGGGAGGCGCGCGAGCTGTCGCCGCGGCCGGGGCTGGTCGACGCGATCGGGGTCTTTCCGGCCGCGGGGGTGCCGGTGAAAGGCCTGGCCGAGCAGCTCGACCTGCCGACCGGGGCGGTCGCGCTGACCGGGGACGACCGCGGTGCGGCCGAGTTCGCGGGGATCGCGACGAGTCTGCCGCTGATCATCCTGTCCGGGGTGTTCGGCGGGATGGTCGGCGTGGTGATGGCGCTGGTGGTGTCCGCGACGATCGGGCTGTCGGTCCGGCAACGGCGTCGTGAGCTGGCCCTGCTGCGCGCGAGTGGAGCGACGCCGGAGCAGGTGCGGAAGATGGTGGTCGCGGAGACGATGCTGGTGTCGTCGCTCGCGCTGGTGCTCGGCCTGCTGCTCGGGCGGACCGCGGGCGAGTGGATCTTCGGGATGCTGACCGGCGGCGGGATCGTCCCGGCGGCCCTGCGGTTCGACCAGGGCGTGCTCCCGTTCGTGGGCTCGGCGCTGCTGACGCTGGTGATTCTGCGCGTGACGGTCGGGATCGCGGCCGGCCGGGCGGCGCGGATCCGGCCGATCCAGGCGCTCGCCGAGGCCGCCGTACCGCCGGTGGCTGTTGGCCGGGTGCGGCTGATCATCGGCGCGGTGTTCGCGGTCGGGACGGTCGGGATCGGGGTGTCGACGATCTTCATGAGCCCCGCGAACGCGGCGGCGATCGGTGGGCCGGCGGTGCTGACCGGGTCGATCGCGGTCGCCGTCCTGGGGCCGCTGGTGATCCGCCGGGCGCTGACGCCGCGGGTCACGGAGTTCCTGTCGTCGCGCGGTCCGACCGGAGCGCTCGCGGTGATCAACCTGCGGGTCCGGGCGGTGCAGTTCGCGGCGATCCTGGTGCCGATCGTACTGGCGTCGGCGATTGCCCTGGGCAACATTTACTCGCAGACGACGCAGCAGAAGGCGGCGGTCGAGGCCTATACGGACAACCTGTACGCCGATGTGGTGGTGACCGGCGCTGGCGGGTTGCCGGGTGGAGTGGTCGAGGCTGTTCGTCGTACGGAGGGTGTGTCGGCGGCATCGGAGCTGGTCCGGAGCAAGGGGTGGATCGAGGAGCCGTACGACAGCTCGCACACGAGCGATCCGTGGCCGCTGCTCGGCGTGAACGGGCCGGTGTACAAGGGGAAGGTCAAGGCGGGGTCGCTGGACGACCTGACCGGGGAGACGGTCGCGCTGCCGCCTGGGGTGGCTCGCCGTCTCGAGGTCGGGGTCGGGTCGACGATCGGGGTGAGACTCGGGGACGACGCGCTCGTGAAGGTGCGGGTGGTGGCGCTGGCCGAGGGGACGTCCGGGTACGAGTCGCTGCTGCTGCCGTCGGCGTTGCTCGCGGCACACACTTCGACCGGGCTGCCCTCGCAGGTTCTGGTCCGTACGTCGTCGCCCACGGCGGTGATCGCGGCGCTCGACCTCGGGAAGTGGCCGGGGGCAACGGTTGGCTCGCGGGACGTGCTGGGCACCGACCTCGACACCGGCCTCGGCGTGGACGCGTGGATCGCCTACCTGCTGGCGGGCATCGCGATCGCCTACACCGCGATCGCGTCGATCAACACGATCGCCGTCGCGGTGCTCGACCGGCGCCGGGAGTTCGGCCTCCAGCGTCTGACGGGTTCGACTCGTCGCCAGGTCCTGCGGATGCTGTACGTCGAGCACCTGGTGATCGCCGCACTCGGCTTGGCACTGGGACTGGTCGCCGCCGCCTTCACGGTCCTCCCCATCGCTGTCGCCACGCGAGGCTGGCCCATCCCGTCGGGCCCGTGGTGGATCGCGGTGGCCTGGGTGGGCGTGGTACTGCTGCTGGTCCTCCCGACCACGGCCATCACCAGCCGCCTGGCGATGAAGGGCAAGCCGATCGACGCGGTGGTCTAG
- a CDS encoding TetR/AcrR family transcriptional regulator C-terminal domain-containing protein: MSDDRTQLPPGLALSWGVLPVQRRGPKPALSVDQLVATGIEFGDRDGFEAISLQKIAAHLGVTTNAMYRYVRSKDELLVLVLDAAFGPAPDLGTGDWRAGATAWVNAQIALYAERPWLLDFPIRGAPVTPNLLSWVETLLQSLDSTGLSMHDNLGCVLLLDGFVRSYANLARQLGASEQVPVQAEHVGAFLVPRLAAGNYPMLTRLYTHHEYEDELDDDLEFGLTRILDGIQVLIDQKA, from the coding sequence GTGAGTGACGACCGGACCCAGCTGCCGCCCGGGCTCGCCCTGTCCTGGGGCGTGCTGCCGGTCCAGCGGCGTGGGCCCAAGCCGGCGCTGAGCGTCGACCAGCTCGTGGCCACCGGCATCGAGTTCGGCGACCGCGACGGCTTCGAGGCGATCTCGCTGCAGAAGATCGCGGCCCACCTCGGCGTCACGACGAACGCCATGTACCGCTACGTGCGCTCCAAGGACGAGCTGCTGGTCCTGGTCCTCGACGCCGCCTTCGGCCCCGCGCCGGACCTCGGCACCGGCGACTGGCGCGCCGGTGCGACCGCGTGGGTCAACGCCCAGATCGCCCTGTACGCCGAACGCCCGTGGCTGCTCGACTTCCCGATCCGCGGCGCCCCGGTCACGCCCAACCTGCTCAGCTGGGTCGAGACCCTGCTGCAGTCACTCGACTCGACCGGCCTGAGCATGCACGACAACCTCGGCTGCGTGCTGCTGCTCGACGGCTTCGTCCGCAGCTACGCCAACCTGGCCCGCCAGCTCGGAGCGAGCGAACAGGTCCCGGTCCAGGCCGAGCACGTCGGCGCCTTCCTGGTCCCGCGGCTTGCCGCAGGCAACTACCCGATGCTCACCAGGCTCTACACCCACCACGAGTACGAGGACGAGCTCGACGACGACCTGGAGTTCGGCCTGACCAGGATCCTGGACGGCATCCAGGTCCTGATCGACCAGAAAGCCTGA
- a CDS encoding aldose 1-epimerase family protein: MSVLPSGEQWTIRAGEYAGTVVSVGGGLRGLSYGDREVLVGYGEDEAAHAGIGQHLFPWPNRITDGRYTFDGSDQQLPLTEPTRANAIHGLTRWANWERIDDGLDESLVEVAYRLHGQPGYPHQLDIALTYRLDAETGLTVTASAKNVGTSAAPYGYGTHPYLTVGRELDECELEFRAEQWLEVTPDRLTPVGKRPVAGSDFDFGTARTIGGLDIDNAFTGLPSGWVVTLTDPGSGNRAVLSGDTGWLQLYTGNAIGRVGLAVEPMTCPPDSFVTGEDLVVLQPGAEHSTTFAVSV; this comes from the coding sequence ATGAGCGTTTTGCCATCGGGCGAGCAGTGGACCATTCGGGCCGGGGAGTACGCCGGGACCGTGGTGAGTGTCGGCGGTGGGTTGCGCGGGCTCTCGTACGGCGACCGCGAGGTGCTCGTCGGGTACGGCGAGGACGAGGCGGCGCACGCCGGGATCGGGCAGCACCTCTTCCCGTGGCCGAACCGGATCACCGACGGCAGGTACACCTTCGACGGCTCCGACCAGCAGCTCCCGCTGACCGAGCCGACCCGGGCGAACGCCATCCACGGCCTGACCCGCTGGGCGAACTGGGAGCGGATCGACGACGGCCTCGACGAGTCCCTGGTGGAGGTCGCGTACCGCCTGCACGGCCAGCCGGGGTACCCGCACCAGCTGGACATCGCCCTGACCTACCGGCTCGATGCGGAGACCGGTCTGACCGTCACCGCCTCGGCGAAGAACGTGGGGACCAGCGCAGCGCCGTACGGGTACGGCACGCACCCGTACCTGACCGTCGGGCGGGAGCTCGACGAGTGCGAGCTGGAGTTCCGCGCCGAGCAGTGGCTCGAGGTCACGCCGGATCGGCTGACGCCGGTCGGCAAGCGGCCGGTCGCCGGGTCGGACTTCGACTTCGGGACCGCGCGCACGATCGGCGGGCTCGACATCGACAACGCGTTCACCGGGCTGCCGAGCGGCTGGGTCGTGACGCTGACCGACCCGGGCAGCGGCAACCGCGCCGTCCTGAGCGGTGACACCGGCTGGCTGCAGCTCTACACGGGCAACGCGATCGGCCGCGTCGGTCTGGCCGTCGAGCCGATGACCTGCCCGCCGGACAGCTTCGTCACCGGCGAGGACCTGGTCGTCCTCCAGCCCGGCGCCGAGCACAGCACGACGTTCGCCGTGAGCGTCTAG
- a CDS encoding ABC transporter ATP-binding protein translates to MTAPVQLTDVRKVYGTGPGAVTALDGVSYGFAEGSFTAVMGPSGSGKSTLLHCAAGLDSPSAGEVHLAGTALRGLGETALTELRRQHVSFVFQAFNLMPALTVRQNVVLPLTLAGQRPDKAWVNEVIQRVGLAERTGHRPGELSGGQQQRVAIARALAGRAAITFADEPTGALDTQTAGDVLALLRELDQTVVMVTHDPVAASYADTVVFLVDGRIVSRMPAPTASSVAAELAQLSRLKVSR, encoded by the coding sequence ATGACGGCCCCGGTCCAGCTGACCGACGTCCGCAAGGTGTACGGCACCGGTCCCGGTGCCGTCACCGCCCTCGACGGAGTCAGCTACGGCTTCGCCGAGGGCTCGTTCACCGCGGTGATGGGCCCGTCCGGCTCCGGCAAGAGCACGCTGCTGCACTGTGCTGCCGGACTGGACTCCCCGTCCGCCGGTGAGGTCCACCTGGCCGGTACGGCGTTGCGCGGGCTCGGTGAGACCGCCCTGACCGAGCTGCGCAGGCAGCACGTCTCCTTCGTCTTCCAGGCCTTCAACCTGATGCCCGCGCTGACCGTGCGGCAGAACGTCGTACTGCCACTCACGCTGGCCGGGCAGCGCCCCGACAAGGCGTGGGTCAACGAGGTGATCCAGCGCGTCGGCCTGGCCGAGCGCACCGGGCACCGGCCGGGTGAGCTGTCCGGCGGCCAGCAGCAGCGGGTGGCCATCGCCCGCGCCCTGGCCGGGCGGGCCGCGATCACCTTCGCCGACGAGCCCACCGGCGCCCTGGACACCCAGACCGCCGGGGACGTGCTCGCACTGCTGCGCGAGCTCGACCAGACCGTCGTGATGGTCACCCACGATCCCGTCGCCGCGTCGTACGCGGACACCGTGGTGTTCCTGGTCGACGGCCGGATCGTGTCCCGGATGCCGGCGCCGACCGCGTCGTCGGTGGCGGCCGAGCTCGCCCAACTCTCCCGTCTGAAGGTGTCCCGATGA
- a CDS encoding uridine kinase family protein has protein sequence MESTDSPTPDTVAPATLTVDSLLDHVQAAPARLGRTRLIGVDGPAGSGKTTLAARFAARAEARGLRCQVLHMDDLYDGWDGAVRGFGLLRDHVLQRIADGREGRYRRYDWIQGAYAELHVVPTTLDLLIVEGVTSCDRDADHWQSLRVWIETSNEVRLDRGIERDGEALRDRWLDWMRWERDHFASQHTRDRAHVIVDGNPTHPHDPDTDLVTKSVHLDHDSAAS, from the coding sequence ATGGAATCAACTGACAGCCCCACCCCTGACACCGTTGCCCCTGCCACGCTGACCGTCGACAGCCTGCTGGACCACGTCCAGGCCGCTCCGGCCCGACTCGGGCGGACCCGCCTGATCGGCGTCGACGGTCCGGCCGGCTCCGGCAAGACCACCCTGGCCGCCCGTTTCGCCGCGCGTGCGGAGGCGCGCGGACTCCGGTGCCAGGTGCTCCACATGGACGACCTGTACGACGGTTGGGACGGCGCCGTCCGCGGCTTCGGCCTGCTGCGCGACCACGTGCTGCAGCGGATCGCCGACGGCCGCGAGGGCCGGTACCGGCGCTACGACTGGATCCAGGGCGCGTACGCCGAGCTGCACGTCGTACCGACCACGCTCGACCTGCTGATCGTCGAGGGCGTCACGTCCTGCGACCGCGACGCCGACCACTGGCAGTCGCTGCGGGTCTGGATCGAGACCAGCAACGAGGTCCGCCTGGACCGCGGCATCGAGCGCGACGGCGAAGCCCTCCGCGACCGCTGGCTGGACTGGATGCGCTGGGAACGCGACCACTTCGCCAGCCAGCACACCCGCGACCGGGCCCACGTCATCGTCGACGGCAACCCCACTCATCCCCACGACCCCGACACGGACCTCGTCACCAAGTCGGTCCACCTGGACCACGACTCCGCGGCTTCGTGA
- a CDS encoding phosphoribosyl-ATP diphosphatase — protein MKTFEELFAEIGERALTRPEGSGTVAALDAGVHAIGKKLVEEAAESWMAAEHESKDRAAEELSQLFYHAQVMMHALGLDLDDVYRHL, from the coding sequence ATGAAGACCTTTGAGGAACTGTTCGCCGAAATCGGTGAGAGGGCGCTGACGCGGCCGGAGGGATCCGGCACCGTGGCCGCGCTCGACGCCGGCGTGCACGCGATCGGCAAGAAGCTGGTCGAGGAGGCCGCCGAGTCCTGGATGGCCGCCGAGCACGAGAGCAAGGACCGGGCCGCCGAGGAGCTGAGCCAGCTCTTCTACCACGCGCAGGTGATGATGCACGCGCTCGGCCTCGACCTCGACGACGTGTACCGACATCTGTAG
- a CDS encoding sec-independent translocase: protein MFGIGPLELVVIAIVAVLLFGPDRLPEFARTAGRLLRQVRQMVNNAQNDLRNELGPEFADLDVRDLNPRSFVRKHLLDGMDDDYDEDKPVSNSSDLMESAQRLPAGQRAPYDPEST from the coding sequence ATGTTCGGCATCGGGCCGCTCGAGCTCGTCGTGATCGCCATCGTCGCCGTGCTGCTGTTCGGGCCGGACCGGCTGCCGGAGTTCGCCCGGACGGCGGGCCGCCTGTTGCGCCAGGTGCGGCAGATGGTCAACAACGCCCAGAACGACCTGCGCAACGAGCTCGGCCCGGAGTTCGCCGACCTCGACGTGCGCGACCTGAACCCGCGCAGCTTCGTCCGCAAGCACCTGCTCGACGGCATGGACGACGACTACGACGAGGACAAGCCGGTCTCGAACTCGTCCGACCTGATGGAGTCCGCGCAGCGGCTCCCGGCCGGTCAGCGCGCGCCGTACGACCCGGAATCAACCTGA
- a CDS encoding SseB family protein — protein MQPDKRLAFTGFDNDDGTADAALAEALARQDLGAILHALTSARLLVPVVAMLGEVEYDDQGLAHDKTSDMAVALLQGQDGRNALLAFTSTASLARWSPEARPMPAQTQLVATAAVQEGAAAIVLDVAGPAPAVIETDDVQRLAAGLQVVRLEDGAFGWAHPTT, from the coding sequence GTGCAGCCGGACAAACGCTTGGCCTTCACCGGGTTCGACAACGACGACGGTACGGCGGACGCCGCCCTGGCCGAGGCGCTCGCCCGGCAGGACCTCGGCGCGATCCTGCACGCGCTGACCTCGGCCAGGCTGCTGGTGCCGGTCGTGGCGATGCTCGGCGAGGTCGAGTACGACGACCAGGGCCTGGCCCACGACAAGACCTCCGACATGGCGGTGGCCCTCCTCCAGGGCCAGGACGGGCGGAACGCGCTGCTGGCGTTCACCAGTACGGCGTCGCTCGCCCGCTGGAGCCCCGAGGCCCGCCCGATGCCCGCTCAGACGCAACTGGTCGCCACCGCCGCCGTCCAGGAAGGTGCCGCGGCCATCGTCCTCGACGTGGCAGGCCCGGCCCCCGCCGTCATCGAAACCGACGACGTCCAGCGCCTGGCCGCCGGCCTCCAGGTCGTCCGCCTGGAGGACGGCGCCTTCGGCTGGGCCCACCCCACTACCTAG
- a CDS encoding DUF1707 domain-containing protein: MSTLTATLGPLLSPDELELTDTDRRAAHEKIDSAARLGGLSPQQAADRHDLVGVARTRGELRRVFDGFADAVPPYGLTLALRIAAVGWLAVCAVQFVVWLTLAAFGHFDGPWWLWSDLGLGAAVGVLWRTNESYHRKSQLRAL; this comes from the coding sequence ATGAGCACCCTGACCGCCACCCTCGGCCCGCTGCTGTCCCCCGACGAGCTGGAGCTGACCGACACCGACCGGCGCGCCGCCCACGAGAAGATCGACTCCGCGGCCCGGCTCGGCGGGCTGTCACCGCAGCAGGCGGCCGACCGGCACGACCTGGTCGGCGTCGCCAGGACCCGCGGCGAGCTGCGCCGGGTCTTCGACGGCTTCGCCGACGCCGTACCGCCGTACGGGCTGACGCTGGCGCTGCGGATCGCGGCCGTCGGCTGGCTGGCGGTCTGCGCCGTGCAGTTCGTCGTCTGGCTGACGCTGGCCGCCTTCGGGCACTTCGACGGCCCGTGGTGGCTCTGGTCCGACCTCGGACTGGGTGCTGCCGTCGGCGTCCTGTGGAGGACCAACGAGTCCTACCACCGCAAGTCCCAGCTGCGGGCCCTCTGA
- the hisG gene encoding ATP phosphoribosyltransferase, with protein MLRVAVPNKGSLSESATAILTEAGYKQRRTTKDLALTDTANEVEFYYLRPRDIAVYVGEGTLDVGISGRDLVLDSHADDDILMELGFGGSTFRFAGRPGVADSVKDLAGKRIATSFAGILSDHLAEHGVEASVVKLDGAVESAVQLGVADVIADVVETGTTLRQAGLEVFGEPILSSEAVLITRHGVDQPAGLQQLVRRLQGVLVARNYVMMDYDIRAESVEAANALTPGLESPTVSPLHREGWVAVRVMVLRADAQKIMDQLWDVGARAILTTDIHAARI; from the coding sequence ATGCTGCGCGTCGCAGTACCGAACAAGGGCTCGCTGAGCGAGTCCGCCACCGCCATCCTGACCGAGGCCGGCTACAAGCAGCGCCGGACCACGAAGGACCTCGCGCTGACCGACACCGCGAACGAGGTCGAGTTCTACTACCTGCGCCCCCGCGACATCGCCGTGTACGTCGGGGAGGGCACCCTCGACGTCGGCATCTCCGGCCGTGACCTGGTGCTCGACTCGCACGCCGACGACGACATCCTGATGGAGCTCGGCTTCGGCGGCTCGACCTTCCGGTTCGCCGGCCGGCCCGGCGTCGCGGACTCGGTCAAGGACCTGGCCGGGAAGCGGATCGCGACGTCGTTCGCCGGCATCCTGTCCGACCACCTGGCCGAGCACGGCGTCGAGGCGTCCGTGGTGAAGCTCGACGGCGCGGTCGAGTCCGCGGTCCAGCTCGGCGTGGCCGACGTGATCGCCGACGTCGTCGAGACCGGTACGACGCTGCGCCAGGCGGGGCTCGAGGTGTTCGGCGAGCCGATCCTGTCGTCGGAGGCGGTGCTGATCACGCGGCACGGCGTCGACCAGCCGGCCGGTCTGCAGCAGTTGGTCCGCCGGCTGCAGGGCGTCCTGGTCGCGCGCAACTACGTGATGATGGACTACGACATCCGGGCCGAGTCGGTGGAGGCCGCCAACGCGCTGACCCCGGGCCTGGAGTCGCCGACGGTGTCGCCGTTGCATCGGGAAGGCTGGGTCGCCGTCCGCGTGATGGTGCTCCGGGCCGACGCACAGAAGATCATGGACCAGCTCTGGGACGTCGGCGCCCGGGCGATCCTGACCACCGACATCCACGCAGCCCGGATCTGA
- a CDS encoding glycoside hydrolase 5 family protein, translating to MLSDPATPRFGANYVPSAGWFYSWLDYDPAAVRRDFADLAGIGLDHVRVFPVWPWIQPNRAIIRQQPIDDLLDTIDAAAEHGLSVAVDLIQGHLSSFDFLPSWALTWHKASLFEDPTVRDGLTAYCEKVAAAVATRPNVFAITLGNEVNNLWPDSPTTPEASTAWARELLTTVKKAAPDVLALHSVFDDAWYKPNHPFSPVDVVDLGELSTVHSWVFNGVSRVDGPLGPATLTHADYLVELAAAASLDPTRPVWLQEIGVPGPDIPVDLQAEFVRRTVEQVVHNPALWGITWWSSHDIDRRLLDFPDREYDLGLFTVDHRAKPAAIALAEVIAEVRSGGVQPAEATTLTAPYNLRTDLHRRAEIAPGSAFHLEWVKARTQGPVRIALP from the coding sequence ATGCTCTCGGATCCCGCCACGCCCCGGTTCGGCGCGAACTACGTTCCCTCGGCCGGCTGGTTCTACAGCTGGCTGGACTACGACCCGGCGGCGGTCCGCCGGGACTTCGCCGACCTGGCCGGGATCGGGCTCGACCACGTGCGGGTGTTCCCGGTCTGGCCCTGGATCCAGCCCAACCGGGCGATCATCCGGCAACAGCCGATCGACGACCTGCTGGACACCATCGACGCGGCCGCCGAGCACGGGCTGAGCGTGGCGGTCGACCTGATCCAAGGGCACCTGTCGAGTTTCGACTTCCTGCCGTCGTGGGCGCTGACCTGGCACAAGGCCAGCCTCTTCGAGGACCCCACAGTGCGCGACGGCCTCACGGCGTACTGCGAGAAGGTCGCCGCCGCGGTCGCCACTCGGCCGAACGTCTTCGCGATCACCCTCGGCAACGAGGTCAACAACCTCTGGCCGGACAGCCCGACCACGCCCGAGGCCTCGACCGCCTGGGCGCGGGAGTTGCTGACCACGGTGAAGAAGGCCGCGCCGGACGTGCTCGCGTTGCACTCGGTCTTCGACGACGCCTGGTACAAGCCAAACCACCCGTTCAGCCCTGTCGACGTGGTCGACCTGGGCGAGCTGAGCACCGTCCACTCGTGGGTGTTCAACGGGGTCTCCCGAGTGGACGGGCCGCTCGGCCCCGCGACCCTCACGCACGCCGACTACCTGGTCGAGCTCGCCGCCGCGGCCTCGCTGGACCCGACCAGGCCCGTCTGGCTGCAGGAGATCGGCGTACCGGGTCCTGACATCCCGGTGGATCTCCAGGCCGAGTTCGTACGCCGTACCGTCGAGCAGGTCGTGCACAACCCGGCCCTGTGGGGCATCACCTGGTGGTCGTCCCACGACATCGACCGCAGGCTGCTGGACTTCCCGGACCGCGAGTACGACCTCGGGCTGTTCACCGTCGACCACCGGGCCAAGCCGGCCGCGATCGCCTTGGCCGAGGTGATCGCTGAGGTTCGCTCCGGTGGGGTGCAGCCGGCAGAGGCGACCACGCTGACGGCGCCGTACAACTTGCGCACCGACCTGCACCGTCGCGCGGAGATCGCGCCGGGCAGTGCGTTTCACCTTGAGTGGGTCAAGGCGCGCACTCAAGGGCCGGTCCGGATCGCACTGCCGTAG